A window from Enterocloster bolteae encodes these proteins:
- a CDS encoding glycosyltransferase: MAERPAEDKSGILPETSIFFYGIPAYGHLHSNLYLTGCLSAAGYRVVYYSMEPYRREIEANDCEFRAYPLDRDSIDASDGDKPLKLYRLILEYTRDMLPHLLAEAEKEKPYRVIFDSLALWGRAVGEIMKIPSCSFYSIAVVDRVGGNAFWAYASGFSASFLRYAGEFNRAMDIRRKLRQTYGIRKLGVLSVLMNRGSSNLMGYSKDFQPGGNKLGNGYVFLGPLAPFRKVIQTNDFVCPDDRLIYISLGTVFNRDEGLLREILRQFGQKHPVDGEPYKNENPWNVVMVWNMETAGRNTDTKKDEWKHRDNFIIRPFVNQGEILKHADLFITAGGMNSIHEALYYGVPCLMCPQQGEQRLNAGQFEALGFGRILRDRLDLYGEAMAAMKLKDQWDEGLRTEMCAVHMEAALQLFDENK, encoded by the coding sequence ATGGCGGAGAGGCCGGCAGAGGATAAGAGTGGTATACTGCCAGAAACGTCTATCTTCTTTTATGGAATACCGGCTTACGGGCATCTGCATTCAAACCTTTATTTAACAGGATGCCTGTCTGCTGCCGGATACAGGGTTGTTTATTATTCAATGGAGCCTTACAGGAGAGAAATTGAGGCAAATGACTGTGAGTTCAGGGCTTATCCTTTGGACCGGGATTCCATTGATGCCTCTGACGGGGACAAGCCGTTAAAACTGTACCGTCTGATTCTGGAATACACCCGCGATATGCTTCCTCATCTTCTGGCAGAGGCAGAAAAGGAAAAACCATACCGTGTCATATTTGATTCTCTGGCCCTGTGGGGCAGGGCTGTGGGAGAAATCATGAAGATACCTTCATGCAGCTTTTACAGCATTGCGGTCGTGGACCGTGTTGGAGGGAACGCATTTTGGGCATATGCATCCGGGTTCTCAGCTTCTTTTCTCCGGTATGCGGGAGAATTTAATCGGGCCATGGATATCCGCCGCAAGCTAAGGCAAACATATGGAATCAGAAAGCTGGGTGTGCTGTCTGTTTTGATGAACAGGGGAAGCAGTAATCTGATGGGATATTCCAAAGACTTCCAGCCGGGCGGAAACAAATTGGGAAACGGTTATGTATTCCTGGGACCCTTGGCGCCCTTTAGAAAGGTCATCCAGACCAATGATTTTGTTTGTCCCGATGACAGGCTGATTTATATTTCCCTGGGAACCGTATTTAACCGGGATGAGGGACTCCTGCGGGAGATACTGCGCCAGTTTGGGCAAAAACATCCGGTGGATGGGGAACCGTATAAAAATGAGAACCCCTGGAATGTAGTCATGGTCTGGAATATGGAAACGGCCGGCAGGAACACAGACACCAAGAAGGATGAATGGAAACACAGGGATAACTTTATTATCCGTCCTTTCGTCAACCAGGGTGAGATACTGAAACATGCGGACCTGTTTATCACAGCAGGAGGAATGAACAGCATTCATGAGGCATTGTACTACGGCGTACCCTGTCTGATGTGCCCCCAGCAGGGAGAACAGCGGCTGAATGCCGGTCAGTTTGAAGCTTTGGGGTTTGGACGGATACTGAGGGACAGGTTGGATTTATATGGGGAAGCCATGGCTGCAATGAAGCTGAAAGACCAGTGGGATGAAGGACTCAGAACAGAAATGTGTGCTGTGCACATGGAAGCGGCACTGCAATTATTTGATGAAAACAAATGA
- a CDS encoding NAD-dependent epimerase/dehydratase family protein: MGKTVENGKNTVLITGATGFLGEYLVRRLTKEYRVLAMGRNREQGRKLEGLGAVFCPGDFTDRKTCEAYFKGVRYVIHAGARSTVWGRWEDFYRTNVAGTALVAELCLENGIERLVYISSPSIYTVKCDRYDIREEQAPKYNDLNHYIRSKLSAERVVEDVHQKGLETVILRPRGMIGVGDTSLVPRLLRANMRIGIPLMREGLNTVDLTSVENVAQACQLALTARAADGMAFNITNGEPMEFKTLLEHFLAAIGEKPHYRKLPFGAVYGMAAAMEWVYRSFHFPGEPALTRYTVCTLGFSQTMDISRARTILGYEPEKTLMESIEEYGKWWKNRDEPVPDRIARVKMYHCGSCTNDLGLLFKRHPGQKREFPARAFLIQHRDLGNILYDTGYSQAVYEDGFLLKLYRRLNPVHVKPDQIIDEKLRADGINPESVRTIILSHAHPDHMGGLKHFQGYHLVATEQVHKALLRPSVRNLVFANMLPNRSAHMHPKRWGMFSGTPREAVSELPQDMMTDIPSGKCCEVRGRTPKKRLSEHFLCRYFEQVYDLLGDGSIIGVVLDGHCRGQMGIWIPDFKLLLAADASWGGDLVRHTLEMRLFPRLIQNDFTEYKKTLKKLCELHRDHPQIRIVFTHEKGSEETYG; encoded by the coding sequence ATGGGAAAGACCGTGGAAAACGGAAAAAATACAGTTCTTATAACAGGTGCAACCGGATTTCTGGGAGAATATCTGGTAAGGCGTCTTACAAAGGAATACCGGGTCCTGGCAATGGGAAGGAACCGGGAACAGGGGAGGAAACTTGAAGGGCTGGGCGCTGTGTTCTGCCCGGGTGATTTTACAGACCGGAAAACGTGTGAGGCATATTTTAAGGGAGTCCGGTATGTGATTCACGCAGGCGCACGTTCCACTGTCTGGGGCAGATGGGAGGATTTCTACCGGACGAATGTGGCTGGTACCGCCCTTGTGGCAGAGCTTTGCCTGGAAAATGGGATTGAGCGTCTGGTATATATATCGTCTCCGAGCATCTACACGGTAAAATGCGACCGCTATGATATCCGCGAGGAACAGGCACCAAAGTATAATGACCTGAATCATTATATCAGATCCAAGCTATCAGCGGAACGAGTGGTTGAGGACGTACACCAGAAGGGATTGGAGACTGTCATCCTCCGCCCGAGGGGGATGATTGGGGTTGGGGATACAAGCCTTGTGCCCCGGCTGCTGCGGGCCAATATGCGGATTGGAATTCCGCTTATGAGGGAGGGCCTTAATACGGTAGACCTTACCAGCGTGGAAAATGTGGCTCAGGCCTGCCAGTTAGCGCTGACAGCCCGGGCGGCTGATGGCATGGCGTTTAATATTACCAACGGCGAGCCGATGGAATTCAAGACATTGCTGGAGCATTTTCTTGCAGCTATCGGAGAGAAGCCCCATTACAGAAAACTGCCCTTTGGAGCTGTCTATGGCATGGCTGCGGCCATGGAATGGGTATACAGGAGCTTCCATTTTCCGGGAGAACCGGCACTTACAAGATATACAGTGTGTACCCTGGGATTTTCCCAAACCATGGATATCAGCAGAGCCAGAACCATATTGGGCTATGAGCCGGAAAAGACATTGATGGAATCCATAGAGGAATATGGAAAATGGTGGAAAAACAGGGACGAGCCGGTTCCGGATCGTATCGCCAGGGTAAAGATGTATCACTGCGGCTCCTGTACCAATGACCTGGGTCTCCTGTTTAAGAGGCATCCCGGCCAAAAGAGGGAGTTTCCGGCCAGAGCGTTTCTGATACAGCACCGTGACCTGGGCAATATATTGTATGATACAGGTTATTCACAGGCTGTGTATGAAGATGGATTTCTTCTAAAGCTGTACCGCCGGCTGAATCCGGTCCATGTGAAGCCTGATCAGATCATTGATGAGAAATTGAGGGCAGACGGCATAAATCCTGAGAGCGTCCGGACCATCATTCTGTCCCATGCACATCCGGATCATATGGGAGGGCTTAAACATTTCCAAGGGTATCATCTGGTGGCAACAGAACAGGTACACAAGGCGCTTCTGAGACCCTCTGTGAGGAATCTGGTGTTTGCGAATATGCTTCCGAATAGGTCTGCGCATATGCATCCCAAGCGTTGGGGCATGTTTTCCGGTACGCCCAGGGAGGCAGTATCAGAGCTTCCTCAGGATATGATGACAGATATTCCATCGGGAAAATGCTGTGAAGTAAGGGGGCGAACGCCCAAAAAACGGCTGTCAGAACACTTTTTATGCAGATATTTTGAACAGGTGTATGACCTGTTGGGAGACGGGAGCATCATAGGCGTGGTGCTGGACGGACACTGCAGGGGGCAGATGGGGATATGGATTCCTGATTTTAAGCTGCTTTTGGCAGCAGACGCCAGCTGGGGCGGCGATTTGGTCCGCCATACGCTTGAAATGAGGCTGTTTCCGCGTCTGATACAGAATGACTTTACGGAATATAAGAAAACATTAAAAAAGCTTTGTGAGCTTCACAGGGACCATCCGCAGATAAGGATTGTGTTTACCCATGAAAAAGGAAGCGAGGAAACATATGGCTGA
- a CDS encoding F390 synthetase-related protein encodes MADTLSVLKYYLYYKYKKRFSDRSALERWQVQKIRKHLEYVGEHSRLYKGMKKLSSYPVIDKKFMMEHFDELNTVGIGREEALEFAVLAERQRNFSPKLKGVTVGLSSGTSGKQGIFLVSDDEKNRWAGYILARFLPGSLFETYSIAFFMRADSNLYQAVKSKNIQFHFFDIYKDMEEHRKRLEEIRPRILAGQPSLLLMIAEDVRKGKTDICPRIVISIAEVLEQADEQRIKEAFGLSVIHQVYQCTEGCLAATCSMGTLHLNEDIVYIEREYLDDRRFVPVVTDLERKAQPIIRYRLNDILVERKEPCGCGSPFLALEKIEGREDDVFSFKGKDGRNVPVFPDFIRRCILFGDKGSGENQAGSSGDYRIVQETDGRLTVYADMADPGKQRVLKEFELLSKDCGFLLPDISFQPYSCEKGRKMKRVERRGAEPVKGRYI; translated from the coding sequence ATGGCTGATACGTTATCTGTTCTCAAATACTATCTTTACTACAAATACAAAAAGCGGTTTTCAGACAGAAGCGCCCTGGAACGGTGGCAGGTACAAAAAATCAGGAAGCATCTGGAGTATGTGGGGGAGCATTCCCGGCTTTACAAGGGAATGAAAAAACTGTCCTCTTATCCGGTTATAGACAAGAAGTTTATGATGGAACATTTTGATGAACTGAACACAGTTGGAATTGGCAGGGAGGAGGCCCTGGAATTTGCGGTCCTGGCAGAGCGCCAACGGAATTTCTCACCTAAGCTTAAGGGGGTAACAGTAGGGCTCAGTTCCGGCACATCGGGAAAACAGGGGATCTTTCTGGTATCGGATGATGAGAAAAACCGTTGGGCCGGATATATTCTTGCAAGGTTCCTGCCGGGAAGTCTGTTTGAGACGTATTCCATAGCATTTTTCATGAGGGCGGACAGTAATTTATACCAGGCAGTGAAGTCCAAAAACATACAGTTCCATTTCTTTGATATTTACAAGGATATGGAGGAACACAGAAAACGGCTGGAAGAAATCCGTCCCCGGATACTGGCAGGACAGCCGTCGCTCCTTCTTATGATTGCAGAGGATGTAAGGAAGGGGAAAACGGATATTTGTCCCCGGATTGTCATATCCATTGCCGAGGTGCTGGAACAGGCGGATGAACAGAGGATAAAGGAGGCGTTTGGCCTTTCTGTTATTCATCAGGTCTACCAGTGCACCGAAGGATGCCTGGCAGCCACCTGTTCCATGGGAACGCTGCACTTGAATGAAGATATAGTGTACATTGAGCGGGAGTATCTGGATGACCGGCGGTTCGTGCCGGTGGTGACGGATTTAGAGAGAAAGGCCCAGCCCATCATCCGTTACCGTCTGAATGACATATTGGTGGAGCGAAAGGAACCCTGCGGCTGCGGCAGCCCCTTCCTGGCTCTGGAGAAGATAGAGGGACGCGAGGATGATGTGTTTTCCTTTAAAGGGAAGGACGGAAGGAATGTGCCTGTGTTCCCGGATTTTATCAGGAGATGCATCCTGTTTGGGGATAAGGGCAGCGGTGAAAACCAGGCAGGGTCTTCCGGAGATTACAGGATTGTACAGGAGACGGATGGGCGTCTGACTGTGTATGCGGACATGGCAGACCCTGGTAAACAGAGGGTTTTAAAGGAGTTTGAACTGCTCTCAAAAGACTGCGGCTTCCTGCTGCCGGATATTTCCTTCCAGCCGTATAGTTGTGAAAAGGGAAGGAAAATGAAGCGTGTGGAGCGCAGAGGTGCAGAGCCGGTGAAGGGAAGGTACATATGA
- a CDS encoding 3-oxoacyl-[acyl-carrier-protein] synthase III C-terminal domain-containing protein yields the protein MRERKVKIAGWGNTLSGKKIEFDGQTRYRLDKDETLLMLAVRSARKALERAAMDISDMDCIVCAMATPLQAIPCNAALVHEQLAKGLDIPAMDINTTCTSFISALDVMSCLIEMERYKNVLIISGDTASAALNPRQKESYELFSDGASACVLTRAGEQESSKILYSCQKTWSEGAHDTEIRGGGGMMPAFSMNEENREDFYFDMKGKRILKLSAQNLPGFVEQCLKEAGVKRESIDLVVPHQASRALDVIMPRLGFRKGTYIDRVSQYGNMISASVPYALCEAIEEGRVGKGDLVLLIGTAAGLTANFLLMRI from the coding sequence ATGAGGGAACGCAAGGTGAAAATTGCCGGCTGGGGAAACACCCTGTCGGGAAAGAAAATAGAATTTGATGGCCAGACCCGGTACCGTCTGGATAAAGACGAAACCTTACTAATGCTTGCGGTCAGGTCTGCCCGAAAGGCATTGGAGCGCGCGGCCATGGATATCAGTGATATGGACTGCATTGTATGCGCCATGGCAACCCCGCTGCAGGCCATTCCCTGCAACGCTGCCCTGGTGCATGAACAGCTGGCCAAGGGACTGGACATACCGGCTATGGATATTAATACCACCTGCACCAGCTTTATATCGGCATTGGATGTGATGTCATGCCTGATTGAAATGGAGCGGTATAAGAATGTGCTGATCATATCAGGCGACACTGCGTCCGCGGCCCTGAATCCAAGGCAGAAGGAGAGCTATGAGCTGTTTTCAGACGGCGCCAGCGCCTGTGTTTTGACGAGAGCTGGGGAACAGGAGTCATCGAAAATTCTCTACAGCTGTCAGAAAACCTGGTCGGAAGGCGCCCATGATACGGAAATCAGGGGAGGTGGAGGCATGATGCCGGCATTTTCCATGAATGAAGAAAACCGCGAGGATTTTTACTTCGATATGAAAGGCAAACGTATCCTGAAGCTTTCTGCCCAGAATCTGCCCGGATTTGTGGAGCAGTGTCTGAAGGAGGCGGGGGTAAAGCGGGAGAGCATTGACCTGGTGGTTCCCCACCAGGCCAGCCGGGCGCTGGATGTTATTATGCCCAGGCTGGGCTTTAGGAAAGGAACCTATATAGACCGTGTGTCACAATATGGAAATATGATTTCGGCCTCAGTACCCTACGCTCTCTGTGAAGCCATTGAGGAGGGACGGGTGGGGAAGGGAGACCTGGTGCTGCTCATTGGTACGGCGGCCGGTCTGACGGCAAATTTTCTTTTGATGCGGATTTAA
- the msrB gene encoding peptide-methionine (R)-S-oxide reductase MsrB, whose product MQKIYFAGGCFWGVEEYFSRIPGVCDTECGYANGAVENPTYEEVCSDTTGFAETVCILYNPDIVALRILVRQFFKIIDPVSINRQGNDRGSQYRTGIYYISDEDLGPIQSVMFEIQKDYSQPLAVELEPLRNFYPAEDYHQNYLQNHPHGYCHIDFSSLKDLIVRPDGRTGIKQDRAELQKQLTREQYDVTQNASTERPFSGPYWNHHEPGLYVDIVTGEPLFTSAHKFDSGCGWPSFTKPVMSCAVTELPDSSHGMHRVEVRSREGDSHLGHVFEDGPAGTGGLRYCINSAALRFIPRSRMEEEGYGAYLDLAI is encoded by the coding sequence ATGCAGAAAATATATTTTGCAGGAGGATGCTTCTGGGGGGTGGAAGAATATTTTTCCCGTATACCGGGAGTCTGCGATACGGAGTGCGGCTATGCCAACGGAGCCGTGGAAAATCCAACGTACGAGGAGGTCTGCTCAGACACCACTGGTTTTGCTGAAACAGTCTGTATTTTGTATAATCCGGACATTGTTGCACTTCGCATACTGGTCAGACAGTTTTTTAAAATTATTGACCCTGTCAGCATAAACCGTCAGGGAAATGACCGCGGAAGCCAGTACCGGACCGGTATCTACTATATCAGCGATGAGGATCTCGGCCCCATCCAGTCTGTCATGTTTGAAATCCAGAAGGACTACAGCCAGCCCCTGGCTGTGGAGTTAGAACCATTGAGGAATTTCTATCCGGCTGAGGATTACCACCAGAACTATCTGCAAAATCATCCCCACGGTTACTGCCATATTGATTTCAGCAGTCTCAAGGACCTCATTGTCCGTCCGGACGGCAGAACGGGCATAAAGCAGGATCGGGCAGAGCTTCAGAAACAGCTGACCAGGGAGCAATATGACGTGACCCAGAATGCCTCCACCGAAAGGCCCTTTTCAGGACCATATTGGAATCATCACGAACCAGGTCTATATGTGGATATCGTTACAGGAGAGCCTCTTTTTACCTCTGCCCACAAATTTGATTCCGGCTGCGGATGGCCCAGCTTTACAAAGCCGGTCATGTCCTGCGCCGTCACGGAGCTTCCGGACAGCAGTCATGGCATGCACCGCGTGGAGGTGCGCAGCCGCGAGGGTGATTCCCACTTGGGCCATGTGTTTGAAGACGGTCCTGCCGGGACCGGCGGACTGCGCTACTGCATCAACAGCGCTGCCCTCCGCTTCATTCCCCGCAGCAGGATGGAGGAGGAAGGATACGGGGCATATCTGGATCTGGCAATATAG
- a CDS encoding glutathionylspermidine synthase family protein codes for MSGAVLARIPGERYSDYRYEAIFRAYKWDPQVEDHNTVAEHVVLLDSQTARQLEQWAEQLSAETMEIEQAMMERSDLVKKLGLPSKVKKAIPRMGSYSPERHVRLMRFDFHPTTDGCSVSEVNSDVPGGLAEASVLPRIAQPYFPQYEPQGHVARSLLEAFQKRTGPGVRIAFVHATSYADDRQVMQFLGDYFEENGYRSLYAAPDHLIWREQQAVSLIQGEEGPVGGIVRFYPLEWLPNLSGRTDWGGYYDTQTPSCNHPIAVFAQSKRLPLIWDELGLELPAWRALLPETRAPEAGKFGDGWIYKPALGRVGEGISTREALTPKEYRQIQRNVRWHPKDWIVQKRFESKPVSGDEGEHFHLCVGVFTVDGKAAGFYGRISPFPRIDARAKDIPLLVEKEDKPNE; via the coding sequence GTGAGCGGGGCGGTGCTTGCCCGAATTCCCGGTGAACGGTATTCGGATTACCGTTATGAGGCAATTTTTAGGGCATACAAATGGGATCCTCAGGTGGAGGACCACAACACAGTGGCTGAGCATGTGGTGCTTCTGGACAGCCAGACAGCCAGACAACTGGAACAATGGGCGGAACAGCTGTCCGCTGAGACTATGGAGATTGAGCAGGCTATGATGGAACGGAGCGATTTGGTAAAAAAACTGGGCCTGCCGTCTAAGGTAAAGAAGGCAATTCCCAGAATGGGCAGTTATTCCCCGGAAAGACATGTTAGGCTCATGCGCTTTGACTTTCATCCCACCACAGATGGCTGCTCAGTATCAGAGGTCAACAGCGATGTTCCAGGAGGTCTGGCGGAAGCGTCTGTACTCCCGAGAATCGCGCAGCCGTATTTTCCGCAGTATGAACCACAAGGCCATGTGGCCCGCAGTTTGTTGGAGGCATTCCAAAAGAGAACCGGTCCCGGCGTAAGGATTGCTTTTGTACATGCTACCTCATATGCGGATGACCGCCAGGTCATGCAGTTTTTAGGGGACTATTTTGAAGAAAATGGATACCGTTCCCTGTATGCGGCCCCTGACCATCTTATCTGGAGGGAGCAGCAGGCGGTAAGCCTGATTCAGGGGGAAGAAGGCCCTGTAGGCGGAATTGTGCGGTTTTATCCCCTGGAATGGCTCCCCAATCTTTCCGGACGAACGGACTGGGGCGGTTATTATGATACACAGACACCATCCTGCAACCATCCAATCGCTGTTTTTGCCCAGTCCAAGCGTCTGCCGCTTATATGGGATGAGCTGGGGCTTGAACTGCCTGCATGGAGGGCATTGCTTCCTGAGACCCGCGCTCCGGAGGCCGGTAAATTTGGGGATGGGTGGATTTACAAACCCGCCCTTGGCCGTGTGGGGGAGGGGATTTCCACTCGGGAGGCACTGACTCCAAAGGAATACAGGCAGATTCAGAGAAATGTCCGCTGGCACCCAAAAGACTGGATTGTACAGAAACGGTTTGAAAGCAAACCGGTTTCTGGCGATGAGGGGGAACATTTTCATCTCTGTGTGGGAGTGTTTACAGTAGATGGCAAAGCTGCCGGTTTTTATGGGCGCATCAGTCCCTTTCCCCGCATAGATGCCAGGGCAAAGGATATTCCCCTATTGGTGGAGAAGGAGGATAAACCCAATGAATGA
- a CDS encoding nitroreductase family protein produces MEFLSIAKQRFSVRSYTSQHVEPEKLEKILEAARVAPTAANLQPIRLIVAQSEQSLAKIGKAANIYGAPLAIIVCADHEKAWVRPFDKKQTGDIDASILTDHMMLQATELGLGSVWVCYFNPDILCREFELPEHLEPVNILAIGYSNAGTADTSRFDRQRIALSQLVTYEK; encoded by the coding sequence ATGGAGTTTCTCAGTATCGCAAAGCAGCGTTTTTCTGTGCGCAGTTATACCAGTCAGCATGTAGAACCAGAAAAGCTGGAGAAAATTCTGGAAGCCGCCCGTGTTGCCCCCACTGCTGCCAATCTGCAGCCGATCCGTCTGATTGTCGCCCAAAGTGAGCAAAGCCTTGCAAAAATCGGAAAGGCTGCTAACATCTACGGAGCTCCCCTGGCCATCATTGTCTGCGCAGACCATGAGAAGGCATGGGTTCGTCCCTTTGACAAAAAACAGACCGGCGACATTGACGCCTCTATTCTGACAGACCATATGATGCTGCAGGCCACGGAACTGGGCCTGGGAAGCGTTTGGGTATGCTATTTTAATCCGGACATTTTGTGCAGGGAGTTTGAACTGCCGGAACATCTTGAACCAGTCAATATTCTGGCAATTGGATATTCCAATGCCGGAACTGCTGATACCAGCCGCTTTGACCGGCAGAGAATTGCCCTGAGCCAGCTGGTAACGTATGAAAAATAA
- a CDS encoding winged helix-turn-helix transcriptional regulator has protein sequence MTQQERSMFNCPVEATLSLIGGKYKPIILWHLIKEPLHYMELQRLIPGATPKMLSQQLRGLETSGMISREVIPEKPPRTIYSLTEFGKSIIPVLDVMCTWGTDYLNGLNVKTPCQKQERG, from the coding sequence ATGACACAGCAGGAAAGAAGCATGTTCAACTGTCCGGTGGAGGCGACCTTATCCTTGATTGGCGGAAAATACAAACCAATTATTCTCTGGCATCTGATAAAAGAGCCGCTTCACTATATGGAGTTACAGCGGCTCATTCCCGGCGCAACACCTAAAATGCTTTCCCAGCAGCTTCGCGGCCTGGAAACATCGGGTATGATTTCCAGAGAAGTTATACCGGAGAAACCGCCCAGGACTATCTATTCCCTGACCGAATTCGGCAAAAGCATTATTCCGGTGCTGGATGTGATGTGTACCTGGGGAACGGATTATTTAAACGGGCTGAATGTGAAAACACCTTGTCAGAAGCAGGAGAGGGGATGA
- a CDS encoding methyl-accepting chemotaxis protein, giving the protein MKNLKIGPKLILCFMLVTCLSSISGILGAFFLHWSDQNYSKALVENGFSQGDIGSFDTYLNKGSAVVRDIVLLTEEKEIQNSRSELEQIDQKMQQSLDALKINCQTPEEQSLIAVIDQELPRYMEIRSQVVEMGLKNHNDEALDIFRNQARPILNNAMNAAQKLADLNKQMGNEISRSLTDNSRLIIYMIVFVIIISVSISVAMSFWVARLISRPILNVRDAAFKLAQGDLDIFISNDSNDEVGEMTRSFSEAAGMMRRYITDISRGLSEISHGNFNISPNEKYKGAFITIEESLFTIIHSLSNTMGEINEAAEQVSSGSEQVSIGAQSLSQGSTEQASSIEEVAATVNEIASRIKRNAENALSANEKAVEMGRRITESNRQMQDMIHAMDEISSSSKEIGKIIKTIEDIAFQTNILALNAAVEAARAGEAGKGFAVVADEVRSLASKSADASNSTSALIENSLRAVLNGTRIADDTAKNLSDVVSGVKDVVATIGQISNDSTEQADAIGQVTQGIDQVSSVVQTNSATAEESAAASEELSGQAQLLKKLISQFRLITVQ; this is encoded by the coding sequence ATGAAGAATTTAAAGATTGGTCCAAAACTGATACTATGTTTTATGCTGGTTACATGTCTGTCCAGTATATCTGGTATATTGGGGGCATTTTTTTTGCACTGGTCAGATCAGAACTACAGCAAAGCTCTTGTGGAAAATGGGTTTAGCCAAGGAGATATCGGCTCATTTGATACATACCTCAATAAAGGCTCTGCTGTTGTGAGGGATATTGTGCTTCTTACTGAGGAGAAGGAGATACAGAATTCCCGCAGCGAGCTGGAACAGATTGACCAGAAAATGCAGCAGTCCCTGGATGCTCTGAAGATAAATTGCCAGACGCCGGAAGAACAGTCGCTGATTGCTGTTATTGACCAGGAACTGCCCAGGTATATGGAAATCCGATCCCAGGTGGTGGAAATGGGACTTAAAAACCATAATGATGAGGCGTTGGACATATTCAGGAACCAGGCAAGACCGATTCTTAATAATGCTATGAACGCAGCCCAAAAGCTGGCGGACCTTAACAAACAGATGGGAAATGAAATATCCAGGTCCCTTACGGATAACAGCAGGCTTATTATATATATGATTGTCTTTGTTATTATAATTTCAGTGAGTATATCCGTGGCAATGTCCTTCTGGGTTGCGCGGCTTATATCCAGGCCGATTCTGAACGTAAGGGATGCCGCGTTCAAGCTTGCCCAGGGAGATTTAGATATATTCATCTCCAACGATTCCAATGATGAGGTGGGAGAGATGACACGCTCATTTTCCGAGGCTGCCGGGATGATGCGGCGCTACATCACAGATATATCCAGAGGACTGAGCGAAATATCCCATGGTAATTTTAATATTTCCCCTAATGAAAAGTACAAAGGGGCGTTTATAACAATTGAAGAGTCATTGTTTACGATAATCCATTCCCTTAGCAATACTATGGGAGAAATCAACGAGGCGGCCGAGCAGGTATCCTCCGGTTCGGAGCAGGTATCCATCGGGGCACAGTCTTTGTCACAAGGCTCTACGGAACAGGCCAGCTCCATTGAAGAAGTGGCGGCTACTGTAAACGAAATTGCATCCCGTATTAAGCGGAACGCAGAGAATGCTCTGAGCGCCAATGAGAAGGCTGTGGAAATGGGCCGCCGGATAACGGAAAGCAACCGCCAGATGCAGGACATGATACACGCCATGGATGAAATCAGCAGTTCTTCCAAAGAAATAGGAAAGATTATTAAGACCATTGAAGATATTGCCTTCCAGACCAATATATTGGCATTAAACGCTGCCGTGGAGGCTGCCAGAGCCGGGGAGGCAGGGAAGGGCTTTGCCGTGGTAGCTGATGAGGTGAGGAGTCTTGCAAGCAAATCAGCAGATGCATCAAACAGTACGTCAGCCCTTATTGAAAACTCCCTGCGCGCTGTTCTTAATGGTACAAGAATAGCTGATGATACTGCTAAGAACCTTTCGGACGTGGTTTCAGGTGTAAAGGATGTGGTAGCCACCATTGGACAGATATCCAATGATTCCACAGAACAGGCAGATGCCATCGGACAGGTCACTCAGGGAATTGACCAGGTTTCCAGTGTCGTACAGACGAACAGCGCCACTGCGGAAGAAAGCGCTGCGGCCAGTGAGGAACTGTCAGGGCAGGCTCAGCTGCTAAAGAAACTGATTAGTCAATTCCGCCTTATCACGGTTCAGTAA